A genome region from Pseudomonas anguilliseptica includes the following:
- a CDS encoding urea transporter: MSPLPLPTHALQGFRALLNGFSQIFLQANPVCGLLMLLAIAIGAPQLLGGALLGGLSSTLTAQRRGYAKADIEIGLYGYNRVLLGMLISLQFAWSALLPLLIIVSAGASSLLLAAWMQRMRERQWLPAFTFPFVGLSWLLLWLAPVLQLELAPAIPSQAKPLDWWASLIAMARGLGQVIFLDQPLAGVCLLLGLLLADRRAACWALLGSTGGLALALYQELPQHSALTGLYGYNATLAAIALSQVHRRPWLPALGIALALVLQPGFSALGLPALTMPFILTCWLVSATQRLLRKAAADCTPPLPNKGKGLHHRNKTP; the protein is encoded by the coding sequence ATGTCGCCATTACCGCTCCCCACCCACGCCCTGCAAGGCTTTCGCGCACTACTTAACGGCTTTAGCCAGATATTTCTGCAAGCCAACCCCGTCTGCGGCTTGCTGATGCTGTTGGCGATTGCCATCGGCGCGCCGCAATTGCTTGGCGGCGCCCTGCTCGGTGGCCTGAGCAGCACACTGACGGCTCAGCGTCGCGGTTATGCCAAGGCAGATATTGAAATTGGCCTGTATGGCTATAACAGGGTGCTGCTGGGCATGCTGATCAGCCTGCAGTTCGCCTGGTCAGCACTGTTGCCGCTGCTGATCATCGTCAGCGCCGGGGCATCCAGCCTGCTGCTGGCCGCCTGGATGCAGCGCATGCGCGAGCGTCAGTGGCTGCCCGCTTTTACCTTCCCCTTTGTTGGTTTGAGCTGGCTGCTGTTATGGCTGGCACCCGTTCTGCAGCTTGAGCTGGCCCCGGCCATCCCAAGCCAGGCGAAGCCGCTCGACTGGTGGGCCAGCCTGATCGCCATGGCGCGCGGCTTGGGTCAGGTGATTTTTCTCGATCAGCCGTTGGCCGGCGTTTGTCTGCTGCTCGGCCTGCTGCTGGCGGACAGACGCGCCGCCTGCTGGGCGCTGCTCGGCTCAACAGGCGGACTGGCGCTGGCGTTGTATCAAGAGTTGCCGCAGCACAGCGCGTTGACCGGTCTGTACGGCTATAACGCTACCCTGGCGGCCATCGCGCTCAGCCAGGTACACCGCCGCCCCTGGTTACCGGCTCTCGGTATCGCCTTGGCGCTGGTGCTGCAACCCGGTTTTAGCGCACTGGGCCTGCCAGCCCTGACCATGCCGTTTATCCTCACCTGCTGGCTGGTCAGTGCCACCCAGCGTCTGCTGCGCAAAGCCGCGGCCGACTGCACACCGCCGCTACCCAACAAAGGTAAAGGCTTGCATCACCGCAACAAAACTCCCTAG
- a CDS encoding ion transporter has product MDTPQNLRQQLYSIIFHTDTPSGQRFDRYLLLTIMASLVVVMLDSVDSVHSQYAGLLASIEWGFTALFAIEYLVRLYCSPKPLRYAFSFFGLIDLLAILPGILALFYADAQYLLIIRVIRMLRVFRVLKLSPYLRQANFLLTALRGSKQKIIVFFACIAILVTVFGTLMYVIEGPVHGFTSIPKGIYWAVVTLTTVGFGDIVPRTPLGQALSTLVMITGYSIIAVPTGIFTAELANAMRGGDQLIHDCQSCAKNTHEHGAAFCTRCGNPLFPRQADKSE; this is encoded by the coding sequence ATGGATACGCCGCAGAACCTGCGTCAGCAGCTGTACAGCATCATCTTCCACACTGACACGCCAAGCGGGCAGCGCTTCGACCGTTATCTACTGCTAACCATTATGGCCAGCCTGGTGGTGGTGATGCTCGACAGCGTCGACAGCGTGCACAGCCAGTACGCGGGGCTGCTGGCGAGTATTGAATGGGGCTTTACCGCGTTGTTCGCCATCGAGTACCTGGTGCGCCTGTACTGCTCACCAAAACCACTGCGCTACGCTTTCAGCTTCTTCGGCCTGATTGACCTGCTGGCGATCCTGCCGGGCATCCTCGCCCTCTTCTATGCCGACGCCCAATACCTGCTGATCATCCGGGTGATCCGCATGCTGCGGGTCTTTCGCGTACTCAAGCTCAGCCCCTACCTACGCCAGGCCAATTTCCTGCTGACAGCACTGCGCGGCAGCAAACAGAAGATCATTGTGTTCTTTGCCTGTATCGCCATTCTGGTCACGGTGTTCGGCACGCTGATGTATGTGATTGAAGGCCCCGTACACGGCTTTACCAGCATTCCCAAGGGCATCTACTGGGCCGTAGTCACCCTGACCACCGTCGGCTTTGGCGATATCGTGCCGAGAACCCCACTGGGCCAAGCGCTGTCGACCCTTGTGATGATCACCGGCTACTCGATTATCGCCGTACCCACTGGCATCTTCACCGCCGAACTGGCCAACGCCATGCGCGGCGGCGACCAGCTGATTCATGACTGCCAAAGCTGCGCCAAAAACACCCACGAACACGGCGCCGCCTTCTGTACCCGCTGCGGTAACCCACTGTTTCCGCGGCAAGCCGATAAATCCGAGTAA